One genomic window of Acidobacteriota bacterium includes the following:
- the rsmA gene encoding ribosomal RNA small subunit methyltransferase A — MARSISSAPSSKTGAPLGQHFLVDRRIEQRIFEAVRPTSRSVVLEIGGGPGNMTRLLAERAARVVSVEIDRKLAAKLEEQFADDFRVEILTGDILKVPIDEIAQRYGVARLLVFGNLPYYITSPILMRLFANMQVIDRIVVMMQYEVAMRIIATPGTSEYGLLSVTCQYYTEPKLLFPIPAHAFNPPPKVVSALVSMPVCPQKLSLGIQDEADFWLWMRAAFAQKRKTLVNNWKTLAPAPVIMAAIGKEGFDSRIRAEDLSLRELAILYRNTSHTIHHQG, encoded by the coding sequence ATGGCACGCTCAATTTCCTCTGCGCCTTCCTCCAAGACCGGTGCGCCACTGGGGCAGCACTTTCTCGTCGATCGCCGCATCGAACAGCGGATATTTGAGGCCGTGCGCCCGACCTCCCGTTCCGTGGTGCTGGAAATAGGCGGCGGCCCTGGCAATATGACCCGCCTGCTGGCTGAACGCGCAGCGCGGGTGGTCTCGGTGGAAATCGACCGCAAACTCGCCGCGAAACTGGAAGAACAGTTCGCCGATGATTTCCGAGTGGAAATTCTAACCGGAGATATTCTAAAGGTCCCCATTGATGAGATCGCACAGCGTTACGGCGTCGCGCGATTGCTGGTTTTTGGCAACCTGCCGTACTACATCACCTCGCCGATTTTGATGAGGCTATTCGCCAACATGCAAGTGATCGACCGCATCGTAGTGATGATGCAGTACGAGGTCGCCATGCGCATCATCGCCACGCCGGGCACTTCGGAGTATGGCCTGCTCTCGGTAACCTGCCAATACTATACCGAGCCCAAACTTCTGTTCCCCATCCCGGCACACGCGTTCAATCCACCACCCAAAGTGGTATCGGCGCTGGTGAGTATGCCGGTCTGTCCGCAGAAGCTGAGCCTGGGCATTCAGGACGAAGCCGATTTCTGGCTATGGATGCGGGCCGCATTCGCGCAAAAACGGAAGACGCTCGTGAATAACTGGAAAACTCTCGCGCCCGCCCCGGTCATCATGGCTGCGATCGGCAAGGAAGGATTCGACTCGCGCATTCGCGCCGAAGACCTTTCTCTGCGAGAGCTGGCCATATTGTACCGAAACACCAGTCACACCATCCACCACCAAGGCTAG
- the ybeY gene encoding rRNA maturation RNase YbeY, with protein sequence MKAMEVALLNQQRSIQIDCARLRSYLHRLGAELSPAPFTVALVSDVAIRRLNLAFRHKDSTTDVLSFHSGDAERKKLRIGHGERAPNIEETVGLGDIVIAAPTASRAAGQFGWTLTQELQALALHGLLHLMGYDHETDHGEMARAERRWGRRFGLPQTLLSRQYTKSRRPKEFRRKAVQS encoded by the coding sequence TTGAAAGCCATGGAAGTCGCCCTATTGAACCAGCAGCGTAGTATTCAGATCGACTGCGCTCGCCTTCGCAGCTATCTACACAGACTAGGCGCGGAACTCTCGCCTGCTCCTTTTACCGTGGCGTTGGTATCCGATGTCGCCATCCGCCGCCTGAACCTGGCCTTCCGACATAAGGACTCCACCACGGATGTCCTGTCCTTCCATTCCGGCGACGCCGAGAGGAAAAAACTTCGGATAGGGCATGGAGAGAGAGCCCCCAACATTGAGGAAACTGTCGGCTTGGGCGACATCGTGATAGCCGCGCCCACCGCTTCCCGTGCCGCCGGACAATTTGGCTGGACCCTCACGCAGGAGCTTCAGGCGCTCGCGCTGCATGGACTGTTGCATTTAATGGGGTATGATCATGAAACGGATCATGGGGAGATGGCTCGGGCTGAGCGACGATGGGGACGGCGATTTGGATTGCCGCAAACGCTGCTCTCGCGCCAGTACACGAAGTCGCGCCGGCCAAAAGAATTCCGCCGGAAAGCCGTGCAGTCCTAG
- the argS gene encoding arginine--tRNA ligase: MEKPVLYLATQSRIQQAVRDFAQRQWQLDVNVLISVPPQPAMGDMALVLAMELARKLRRPPKQIAEEIATEARLVPGVARVEVAGAGYVNIFLNRAAYASRMMAAPIAKTQVSTALPLAEKIIVEHTNINPNKAAHIGHLRNAALGDTFVRLLRARGAPVEVQNYIDNTGVQVADVVAGFLHMEMKSPDDVARLIADPTIRFDYYCWDLYARVSKIFEEDKSRLELRRRTLQEIEHGEGDTARVAEMVATEIVRYHLRTMLRLGVEYDVLPRESEILHLRFWDQAFELLKQREAIYLESVGKNAGCWVMRQKGAAETAAKEIDSAAAAATVDDTKVIVRSNGTVTYVGKDIAYQLWKFGLLGRDFHYQPFHTYPDGRVLWVSSMTSGQAGAPAFGQGQKVYNVIDVRQSYLQDIVAQGLRALGYESEADRSIHFSYEMVALSPRTCELMGIELSAEDKARPFVEVSGRKGLGIKADDLIDRLIDEARREVDSRHPDTPDEKRAEIAQKIAIGALRYFLLKFTCTSVIAFDLKDALSFEGETGPYVQYAVVRARNIFRKLSDEGGRFDLSRITPELLASSLNSPEGDSFWQLLYLSSRWEFAVEQAVATSEPAAMAKYSFQLAQAFNYFYHQHRILIEPDADRKMFLLWLVSVLDSHLTHAIELLGIEVPAAM, encoded by the coding sequence ATGGAGAAGCCCGTCTTGTATCTCGCAACACAATCTCGAATTCAGCAGGCCGTGCGCGACTTCGCGCAGCGACAGTGGCAGCTCGATGTGAATGTGCTGATTAGCGTGCCGCCGCAGCCCGCGATGGGCGACATGGCGCTGGTGCTGGCCATGGAATTGGCGCGCAAGCTGCGCCGCCCGCCAAAGCAGATCGCAGAGGAAATTGCCACCGAGGCGCGCTTGGTGCCTGGCGTCGCACGCGTCGAGGTAGCAGGCGCGGGTTACGTGAACATCTTTCTCAACCGCGCAGCCTATGCGAGTCGCATGATGGCGGCGCCTATCGCCAAAACTCAAGTCTCGACTGCGCTCCCGCTCGCGGAAAAAATTATCGTTGAGCACACCAACATAAATCCCAATAAGGCGGCGCACATCGGACATTTGCGCAACGCGGCGCTGGGCGACACTTTTGTCCGCCTGCTGCGCGCGCGCGGGGCTCCGGTGGAGGTGCAAAACTACATCGACAACACCGGCGTGCAGGTGGCCGACGTGGTCGCTGGCTTCCTGCACATGGAAATGAAATCTCCGGATGATGTCGCGCGGCTGATCGCTGATCCCACGATTCGTTTCGACTACTACTGTTGGGATTTGTACGCGCGCGTCTCCAAGATCTTTGAGGAAGATAAGTCTCGGCTGGAGTTGCGCCGGCGGACGCTGCAAGAGATCGAGCATGGCGAGGGCGACACGGCCAGAGTGGCCGAGATGGTGGCAACGGAGATTGTCCGCTATCATCTGCGCACCATGCTGCGGCTGGGCGTGGAGTACGACGTGCTGCCGCGCGAAAGCGAAATTCTGCACCTGCGGTTTTGGGATCAGGCCTTTGAATTACTCAAACAGCGGGAAGCGATCTACCTGGAAAGCGTAGGTAAGAACGCCGGCTGCTGGGTGATGCGGCAAAAGGGAGCTGCGGAGACCGCTGCAAAGGAGATTGACTCGGCAGCCGCAGCAGCCACAGTGGATGACACCAAGGTCATTGTTCGGTCCAACGGCACCGTTACCTATGTGGGCAAGGACATCGCCTATCAATTGTGGAAATTTGGGTTGTTGGGGCGCGACTTCCACTATCAGCCATTCCATACCTACCCAGACGGCAGAGTGCTCTGGGTGAGCAGCATGACGAGCGGGCAAGCGGGCGCGCCCGCCTTCGGCCAGGGACAGAAAGTCTACAACGTCATTGATGTCCGGCAATCGTATCTACAGGACATTGTCGCGCAGGGACTGCGCGCGCTGGGCTATGAGAGCGAGGCGGATCGCTCGATTCACTTCTCCTATGAGATGGTCGCGCTATCGCCGCGCACTTGCGAACTGATGGGTATCGAGCTGAGTGCGGAGGATAAGGCGCGTCCGTTTGTGGAAGTGTCTGGACGCAAAGGACTGGGCATCAAGGCGGACGACTTGATCGACCGACTGATTGACGAGGCCCGGCGTGAGGTGGACTCCCGCCACCCGGATACTCCGGACGAAAAGCGGGCCGAGATCGCTCAGAAGATCGCTATTGGAGCGCTGCGCTACTTCCTGCTGAAGTTCACCTGCACGTCGGTGATCGCCTTTGATCTGAAAGATGCGCTGAGTTTTGAAGGCGAAACGGGACCGTACGTGCAGTACGCCGTAGTGCGCGCCCGCAACATTTTCCGCAAACTGTCCGATGAAGGCGGCCGTTTCGATTTGAGCAGAATTACACCGGAGCTGCTGGCGTCGTCGTTGAACTCGCCGGAAGGAGATAGCTTCTGGCAACTGCTATATTTGTCCAGCCGATGGGAATTTGCAGTCGAGCAGGCCGTGGCGACATCGGAGCCTGCCGCGATGGCCAAATATTCATTCCAACTGGCTCAGGCCTTCAACTACTTCTACCACCAGCATCGCATCCTGATCGAGCCGGATGCGGACCGCAAGATGTTTCTGCTCTGGCTGGTCTCCGTGCTGGATAGCCACCTCACCCACGCGATCGAGCTGCTGGGCATCGAAGTCCCCGCCGCGATGTAG
- a CDS encoding tetratricopeptide repeat protein, producing MPQQGLQTKIILPVVLCVLLASAAVQQKIDLHLDVLRNQSQPIDYVLPGTVLRSLSMGQNGLLADFYWTRAVQYFGTQRVNHQEDFSLLFPLLNTAVELDPQLLVVYSVGNFFLSTPAPRGAGRPDHAVELLRRGIAANPDAWRLWHYLGFTYYWELGDFEQAAKSYLEGSKNPKAQPWMKVMAAAISAKGGNRDISRYLWSEIHATTQDETIRANAELQLKILKAADDVDELERLAREFQQREKRWPNNLQELVLAGLLSSVPVDPTGVPYLLEPEGKVAIDPSSVVSRSNLPSPEAFNPN from the coding sequence ATGCCCCAGCAAGGCTTGCAGACTAAGATCATCCTGCCGGTAGTGCTCTGCGTTTTGCTGGCGTCTGCCGCCGTCCAGCAGAAAATTGATCTCCATCTGGATGTGCTAAGGAATCAATCGCAGCCTATCGACTACGTATTGCCGGGAACGGTCCTTCGTTCGTTGAGCATGGGCCAAAATGGCTTACTCGCCGACTTCTATTGGACCCGTGCCGTACAGTATTTCGGCACGCAGCGGGTGAATCACCAAGAGGATTTTTCGCTTCTCTTCCCGCTCCTGAACACTGCAGTTGAGCTGGACCCCCAACTTTTGGTGGTCTATTCCGTCGGTAATTTTTTCCTGTCAACTCCGGCACCGCGTGGAGCGGGACGCCCGGATCACGCGGTGGAACTGCTGCGCCGGGGCATTGCCGCGAACCCGGATGCGTGGCGTCTATGGCATTACCTGGGATTTACTTATTACTGGGAACTCGGTGATTTCGAGCAGGCCGCGAAATCCTATCTGGAGGGTAGCAAAAACCCCAAAGCCCAGCCATGGATGAAGGTGATGGCCGCCGCGATCTCCGCCAAAGGCGGCAACCGGGACATCTCCCGCTACTTGTGGTCGGAGATTCATGCCACTACACAGGACGAAACCATTCGTGCCAATGCGGAGCTTCAACTCAAGATACTGAAGGCAGCCGATGACGTCGATGAGCTCGAACGACTTGCTCGCGAATTTCAGCAGCGTGAAAAGCGCTGGCCCAATAATTTACAAGAGTTGGTCCTTGCCGGACTGTTGTCCTCAGTGCCCGTCGATCCCACGGGAGTGCCCTACTTGCTCGAGCCCGAAGGGAAGGTTGCGATCGATCCCAGTTCAGTTGTTTCGCGGAGCAACTTGCCCTCGCCCGAGGCATTCAACCCAAACTAG
- a CDS encoding ABC transporter ATP-binding protein has translation MMAAIEIIGLSKDYLTGFWRKRPRRVLDGLTLSVETGEVFGFLGHNGAGKTTTLKILTSLIAPTEGTASILGSPIGTPETFNQVGYLPENPYFYDYLTPDELLDYFGRFFPMTAAQRHERRETVLDQVGLKEFRGTALRKFSKGMLQRIGIAQAVLHDPQIVLLDEPMSGLDPVGRRDVRNLILHLKQQGKTIFFSTHILSDAEALCDRVAILGRGKLVGVGRIADLLRRESGYEAIVECDEPETKRKLEALASMPAVSSGGHFRLEVGEDRVRELHAICAAGRAHLISLNPLRFSLEDYFVGLLDRSAPAAVDRTGPHS, from the coding sequence ATTATGGCAGCAATTGAGATCATCGGACTCAGCAAAGATTACTTGACCGGTTTTTGGCGAAAGAGGCCGCGCCGCGTCCTCGATGGCCTCACGCTATCTGTGGAGACCGGCGAGGTTTTCGGCTTTCTGGGCCATAACGGTGCTGGCAAGACCACCACTCTCAAAATTCTTACCAGTCTGATTGCCCCCACTGAAGGTACCGCGAGTATTTTGGGCTCGCCCATCGGCACTCCGGAGACTTTTAATCAGGTCGGCTATCTGCCCGAGAATCCCTATTTCTACGACTACCTAACGCCAGACGAGTTGCTGGACTATTTTGGCCGGTTTTTTCCTATGACAGCCGCCCAGCGCCACGAGCGGCGAGAGACCGTATTGGATCAAGTCGGTCTCAAGGAGTTTCGGGGCACCGCTCTACGGAAGTTTTCCAAGGGTATGCTGCAACGAATCGGCATCGCGCAAGCCGTTCTGCATGATCCGCAAATTGTGCTGCTCGACGAACCCATGTCCGGGCTGGACCCCGTTGGCCGGCGCGACGTGCGCAATCTGATTCTGCATCTCAAGCAGCAGGGCAAAACGATTTTCTTCAGCACACACATACTGTCCGACGCCGAGGCGCTTTGCGACCGCGTGGCGATTCTGGGCAGGGGTAAGCTGGTCGGCGTCGGACGGATTGCCGATCTTTTGCGCCGCGAATCTGGATATGAAGCCATCGTGGAGTGCGACGAGCCAGAAACTAAAAGAAAGTTGGAGGCGCTCGCCAGTATGCCGGCAGTGAGTTCAGGCGGCCATTTCCGTCTGGAGGTTGGCGAGGACAGGGTGAGGGAATTACATGCGATCTGTGCTGCCGGGCGGGCTCACCTGATTTCGCTGAACCCGCTTCGCTTCAGCTTGGAAGACTATTTCGTCGGCCTGCTGGATCGCTCCGCTCCTGCCGCGGTCGATAGGACCGGGCCGCATTCTTGA
- a CDS encoding PhoH family protein: MKKDVKLSSGIETLFGTRDENLRLLESELRLTLQLKNEAIEIDGEPLDVERMERLLDDYDKLMQEGVIFSNGDLRGFLKIVADDPSASLHSLVTSSRNRNLGKKAVVPKSLHQRIYMESIDRNDMVFGIGPAGTGKTYLAVSMAVSYLLARRVNRIVLARPAVEAGERLGFLPGTLQEKVDPFLRPLYDALYDLLEAEKVERFLEKGAIEIAPIAFMRGRTLNDSFVILDEAQNTTGEQMKMFLTHLGFNSKMVITGDITQIDLPGDKRSGLLSAMDVVQKVEGISFTYFDERDVVRHHLVQKIVRAYDAYSQATAQTSADQERFRFAGEPGSHQT, encoded by the coding sequence ATGAAGAAAGACGTCAAACTTAGTTCTGGCATCGAAACCCTGTTTGGCACCCGGGATGAAAACCTGCGGCTGCTGGAATCCGAACTTCGCCTGACCCTCCAGCTCAAGAACGAAGCCATCGAAATTGACGGGGAGCCGCTCGATGTGGAGCGCATGGAGCGCCTGCTCGACGATTACGACAAGCTGATGCAGGAAGGCGTTATTTTTTCCAATGGCGACCTGCGCGGCTTCCTTAAAATCGTCGCCGATGATCCCTCCGCCAGTCTGCACAGCCTGGTAACCAGCAGCCGGAATCGCAATTTAGGCAAGAAGGCGGTCGTGCCCAAGAGCCTTCATCAGCGTATCTACATGGAGTCGATTGATCGCAATGACATGGTCTTCGGTATTGGTCCCGCCGGCACCGGCAAGACCTATCTAGCCGTAAGCATGGCGGTATCCTATCTGCTCGCGCGCCGCGTGAACCGGATCGTCTTGGCACGTCCGGCAGTAGAAGCCGGCGAGCGGCTAGGCTTCCTGCCCGGCACGCTCCAGGAAAAGGTGGATCCGTTTCTTCGTCCTCTTTACGATGCGCTGTACGACCTGCTGGAAGCCGAGAAAGTCGAGCGGTTTCTCGAAAAAGGAGCCATCGAGATTGCGCCCATCGCCTTCATGCGCGGACGCACATTAAACGACAGCTTCGTGATTCTTGATGAAGCGCAGAACACTACCGGCGAGCAGATGAAGATGTTTCTCACTCACCTCGGCTTCAATTCCAAGATGGTCATCACGGGCGACATCACCCAGATTGATCTGCCCGGCGACAAACGTAGCGGCCTGCTCTCTGCGATGGATGTGGTCCAAAAAGTGGAGGGGATCAGTTTTACCTATTTTGATGAACGCGATGTGGTGCGCCACCATCTGGTGCAGAAAATTGTCCGGGCCTACGATGCTTATTCGCAAGCAACCGCGCAGACCAGCGCGGATCAGGAGCGCTTCCGGTTTGCGGGCGAGCCGGGAAGCCATCAGACTTGA
- a CDS encoding ATP phosphoribosyltransferase, with the protein MSKLKLGIPKGSLQDATIELFARAGFKITVGSRSYYPNIDDDEIECVLIRAQEMARYVEDGVLDAGLTGHDWVIENDADIVVVTNLVYSKASFGKVRWVLAVPESSNIQGPKDLQGKIVATELVKATEKYLARHGVTAKVEFSWGATEVKPPLLADAIVEVTETGSSLRANKLKIVDTVLESNTVLIANKQSWQDAWKQEKLANIKMLLEGAMLAHGRVGLMLNVHQDNLKAVLAVLPALKQPTISQLSETGWIAVNTILEEKLVRVIIPRLKGAGAQGIVEYPLNKIVM; encoded by the coding sequence ATGAGCAAGCTCAAGCTGGGTATCCCCAAGGGAAGTTTGCAGGACGCCACCATCGAGTTGTTCGCTCGCGCCGGTTTCAAGATCACCGTGGGCTCCCGTTCCTACTATCCGAATATCGACGACGACGAGATCGAGTGCGTGCTGATCCGCGCGCAGGAGATGGCGCGCTATGTGGAAGACGGCGTGCTCGATGCGGGTCTCACCGGCCACGACTGGGTCATCGAAAATGATGCCGACATCGTCGTAGTAACAAATCTGGTTTACTCGAAGGCCAGCTTCGGCAAAGTGCGCTGGGTGCTGGCCGTGCCCGAGAGTTCCAACATCCAAGGTCCGAAGGACCTGCAAGGCAAGATCGTGGCCACCGAGTTGGTGAAGGCCACAGAGAAATATCTGGCCCGCCACGGCGTAACCGCGAAAGTGGAATTTTCCTGGGGCGCGACCGAAGTGAAGCCGCCGCTGCTGGCCGATGCCATCGTGGAGGTAACCGAGACCGGCTCGTCGTTGCGCGCCAACAAGCTGAAAATTGTCGACACGGTGCTCGAGTCGAACACCGTGTTGATCGCCAATAAGCAATCATGGCAGGACGCTTGGAAGCAGGAGAAACTCGCCAACATCAAGATGTTGCTGGAAGGTGCGATGCTGGCGCACGGGCGCGTGGGCCTGATGCTGAACGTGCATCAAGATAATCTCAAGGCCGTACTTGCCGTGCTGCCCGCGCTGAAACAACCGACTATCTCGCAGCTCAGCGAAACCGGCTGGATCGCGGTGAACACCATTCTCGAAGAAAAGCTGGTGCGCGTCATCATCCCGCGCCTGAAGGGCGCTGGCGCGCAAGGAATCGTCGAGTACCCACTGAACAAGATCGTGATGTAG
- the hisI gene encoding phosphoribosyl-AMP cyclohydrolase, whose amino-acid sequence MSTEFQLDFKKSGGMIPAVVQETGTGKVLMLGYMNQEAFDKTLASGNVTFFSRSQNKLWMKGETSGHVLKVREVLVDCDLDTILCVADQLGPGTCHEGYYSCFFRRVEDGKLVEVEPRSYDPKAYYAPKPAALAKEAK is encoded by the coding sequence ATGAGCACAGAGTTCCAACTGGATTTCAAGAAAAGCGGCGGCATGATCCCCGCCGTGGTGCAGGAGACCGGCACGGGTAAGGTGCTCATGCTTGGCTACATGAACCAGGAGGCGTTCGACAAGACCCTCGCCTCGGGTAACGTAACCTTCTTCAGCCGCTCCCAGAACAAGCTGTGGATGAAGGGGGAAACCTCCGGGCATGTGCTGAAGGTCCGTGAGGTGCTTGTCGATTGCGACCTCGACACGATCCTCTGCGTCGCCGACCAGCTCGGCCCAGGCACCTGCCATGAAGGCTACTACTCCTGTTTTTTTCGACGCGTGGAAGACGGCAAGCTGGTAGAGGTTGAGCCGCGGTCCTATGATCCTAAGGCGTACTATGCGCCGAAACCCGCCGCACTGGCCAAGGAGGCCAAGTAA